One genomic window of Corynebacterium pseudotuberculosis includes the following:
- the ilvA gene encoding threonine ammonia-lyase IlvA: MTTSDKKQIATSANHEVHAADIQMAQARISASIAPTPLQYCPRLSQATGAEVYLKREDLQDVRSYKIRGAVNAISQLSDAQRAAGIVAASAGNHAQGVAFACRTMGIKGRIYVPAATPKQKRDRILVHGGDSVELVVTGANFDEAAAAARAYSSETGATMVEPFDNRDTVIGQGTVAAEVLAQLTSLGKSLDSIVVPVGGGGLLSGILSYVADMAPRTAVVGVEPEHAASMAAALENEGPVSLDTVDPFVDGAAVKRIGDLNYQIIEANLGRLHPMHVSEGAVCTEMLDLYQNEGIIAEPAGALSVTALKHLSFPKGQVVVCVISGGNNDVLRYSEIMERSLVHRGLKHYFLVNFPQEPGQLRAFLSDILGPDDDITLFEYLKRNNRETGTALVGLQLGRASDLKGLLERMSSSRIGCRRLEPGTAEYGYLVSL, from the coding sequence ATGACTACATCGGACAAGAAGCAAATCGCCACTAGTGCTAATCATGAGGTTCATGCAGCCGATATCCAGATGGCACAAGCGCGAATTTCTGCTTCTATTGCTCCGACACCTTTGCAGTATTGCCCACGCCTATCTCAAGCCACTGGCGCGGAGGTATACCTTAAACGCGAGGATCTTCAGGACGTTCGTTCATACAAAATTCGAGGGGCAGTGAACGCAATTTCGCAGCTTTCCGACGCCCAACGCGCGGCAGGGATTGTGGCAGCGTCGGCAGGCAACCATGCCCAAGGAGTGGCCTTTGCTTGTCGAACGATGGGGATCAAGGGACGCATCTATGTTCCCGCTGCAACTCCTAAGCAAAAACGCGATCGTATCCTGGTCCATGGTGGGGATTCCGTGGAACTTGTAGTTACCGGAGCAAACTTTGATGAGGCCGCCGCGGCCGCTCGCGCTTATTCCAGCGAGACTGGGGCGACGATGGTGGAGCCCTTTGATAATCGAGACACCGTGATAGGCCAAGGAACTGTTGCGGCGGAAGTCCTTGCACAGCTCACAAGCCTAGGAAAATCGCTTGACTCCATAGTTGTCCCCGTCGGAGGGGGCGGGCTCCTTTCTGGGATTCTGAGCTATGTTGCTGATATGGCGCCTCGTACCGCGGTTGTCGGGGTGGAACCAGAGCACGCGGCTTCAATGGCCGCCGCGCTGGAAAATGAGGGGCCAGTGTCCTTGGACACCGTAGATCCCTTTGTCGACGGCGCTGCAGTGAAACGTATCGGTGATCTTAATTATCAGATTATCGAGGCTAACCTTGGTCGGCTGCACCCCATGCACGTAAGTGAAGGTGCCGTGTGTACTGAGATGCTGGATCTGTATCAAAACGAGGGGATCATCGCAGAGCCAGCCGGAGCGTTATCCGTAACGGCCTTAAAGCACCTAAGCTTTCCCAAAGGCCAGGTAGTAGTATGCGTGATTTCTGGAGGAAATAACGATGTCCTGCGCTATAGCGAGATCATGGAACGCTCTTTGGTGCATCGTGGATTAAAACATTATTTTCTGGTGAATTTCCCGCAGGAACCTGGCCAATTGAGGGCGTTCCTCAGCGATATTCTCGGCCCAGACGATGACATCACGCTGTTTGAATATCTCAAGCGGAATAATCGTGAGACTGGTACGGCATTGGTCGGTTTGCAATTAGGGCGTGCGAGCGACCTTAAAGGTCTTTTGGAGAGAATGAGTTCTTCCAGAATTGGGTGTCGTCGCCTTGAACCAGGCACCGCGGAATACGGATATTTGGTGAGTTTGTAA